The proteins below come from a single Eucalyptus grandis isolate ANBG69807.140 chromosome 3, ASM1654582v1, whole genome shotgun sequence genomic window:
- the LOC104437328 gene encoding peroxidase 16, protein MEARRFLVSCLSFALLLSAVSAQLRTDFYKNTCPNVESLVRSAVTKKFQQTFVTAPATLRLLFHDCFVRGCDGSVLIASPTNNAEKDHPDDLSLAGDGFDTVIKAKAAVDSVPQCKNKVSCADILALAARDVVSLAGGPFYSVELGRRDGRISTKLSVQHNLPQPGSKLDQLNSMFSSHGLSQTDMIALSGAHTIGFSHCGKFSKRIYNFSPRSSVDPTLNFGYALQLRQMCPIKVDPRIAINMDPTTPQTFDNAYYKNLQQGKGLFVSDQTLFSDPRSRATVTLFASNNAAFRQAFVTAITKMGRIGVKTGNQGEIRIDCTRPN, encoded by the exons ATGGAGGCTCGTAGGTTTCTCGTGTCGTGCCTGAGCTTTGCCCTTCTGTTAAGTGCAGTCTCGGCTCAGCTCAGGACGGATTTCTACAAGAACACGTGCCCGAACGTCGAGTCCCTCGTCCGGTCGGCCGTGACCAAGAAGTTCCAGCAGACCTTCGTCACCGCCCCTGCAACTCTCCGCCTCTTGTTCCACGATTGCTTCGTCAGG GGATGCGATGGTTCAGTGCTCATAGCGTCGCCCACCAACAACGCCGAGAAAGACCATCCCGATGACCTGTCGCTCGCCGGCGACGGGTTCGACACTGTGATCAAAGCTAAGGCAGCAGTGGATAGTGTTCCTCAGTGCAAAAACAAAGTCTCTTGTGCCGATATCTTGGCTCTTGCCGCTAGAGATGTCGTTTCGTTG gCAGGGGGGCCGTTCTATAGTGTTGAATTGGGGAGACGCGATGGAAGAATATCAACTAAACTTAGCGTCCAACACAATCTTCCTCAGCCTGGTTCCAAATTGGACCAGCTCAATTCCATGTTCTCTTCTCATGGTCTCTCCCAAACTGACATGATCGCCTTATCAG GCGCGCACACGATTGGATTCTCTCACTGCGGCAAATTCTCCAAGCGGATCTACAACTTCAGCCCGAGAAGCTCGGTCGATCCGACCCTGAACTTCGGCTACGCCTTGCAGCTGAGGCAGATGTGCCCGATCAAGGTGGACCCCCGGATCGCCATCAACATGGACCCCACAACGCCTCAGACGTTCGACAACGCCTACTACAAGAACCTCCAACAAGGAAAGGGCCTCTTCGTCTCCGACCAGACATTGTTCTCCGACCCGAGATCGAGGGCCACGGTCACCCTGTTCGCATCAAACAACGCGGCGTTCCGACAGGCCTTCGTCACTGCGATCACAAAGATGGGTCGGATCGGGGTCAAGACCGGGAACCAGGGTGAGATTAGGATTGATTGCACTCGCCCCAACTAG